The proteins below come from a single Tenuifilum thalassicum genomic window:
- a CDS encoding L-threonylcarbamoyladenylate synthase yields MTAVGKDVEYAAKLIAEGGVVAFPTETVYGLGANALNPNAVAKIFGLKERPSFDPLIVHVADLDSINKLTTSTDERILKLAKRFWPGPLTIVVPKSDIVPGIVTSDLETVGIRMPNHPIALELISKSGCVVAAPSANKFGRVSPTRAEHVLKQLPDVDYILDGGKTTVGIESTVVTLDEEGFIVLRHGAITHADLSEVLTPSSAKKPEKNLISPGLLKSHYSPNKPLFILGETNKTIDPTRAGYIAFGHTPQGNYKDVEFLSEKGDLVEAAAHLFEKLHAFEDSDVDYIVADPVPETGIGIAIMDRLRKAAYRYNNTAE; encoded by the coding sequence ATGACAGCTGTTGGAAAGGATGTGGAATACGCTGCAAAGCTAATTGCCGAAGGGGGAGTTGTTGCTTTTCCAACCGAAACGGTTTATGGGTTGGGGGCCAATGCCCTTAACCCTAATGCTGTGGCAAAGATTTTTGGATTGAAAGAACGCCCGTCGTTCGACCCTTTAATTGTACATGTAGCCGATTTAGATAGCATAAATAAGCTTACAACTAGCACCGATGAGCGTATTCTTAAATTGGCAAAACGTTTTTGGCCTGGCCCATTAACCATTGTTGTTCCAAAATCCGATATTGTACCAGGAATAGTAACATCCGATTTGGAAACAGTCGGTATCAGAATGCCAAACCACCCCATTGCTCTTGAGCTAATTTCCAAATCGGGTTGTGTAGTTGCTGCTCCAAGCGCTAACAAATTTGGCAGGGTTAGCCCAACTCGCGCTGAACATGTGCTTAAACAGCTTCCCGATGTCGATTATATTCTTGATGGTGGTAAAACTACTGTTGGAATTGAATCTACTGTTGTTACGCTCGATGAGGAGGGCTTCATTGTACTCCGTCATGGAGCTATTACCCATGCCGATTTATCGGAGGTTTTAACCCCTTCATCTGCTAAAAAGCCTGAAAAAAACTTAATTTCACCTGGTTTACTCAAATCGCACTATAGCCCAAATAAACCGCTTTTCATTTTAGGAGAAACCAATAAAACGATTGACCCAACACGCGCTGGCTATATTGCATTTGGCCATACTCCCCAGGGTAACTATAAGGATGTGGAGTTTCTTTCAGAAAAAGGCGACCTGGTTGAAGCAGCTGCTCATCTTTTTGAAAAGCTTCACGCTTTTGAGGATTCGGATGTCGATTACATTGTTGCTGATCCCGTACCAGAAACAGGCATAGGAATCGCCATAATGGATAGGCTTCGTAAGGCTGCATACAGATACAACAATACAGCTGAATAG
- a CDS encoding AIR carboxylase family protein — MNRKVVIIMGSKADLDWAKKIEEPLKGFGIEVVTRIASAHKVPLKCYELIKQYEKENVVFITIAGMSNALSGFADAQTHCPVIACPPYSDKFAGADIYSSLRMPSGVAPLTVLSPENAAIAAAKIIGLTNPDIQQKIDAYQEKKRADIEEADKNLQ; from the coding sequence ATGAATCGTAAGGTTGTAATTATTATGGGCTCAAAGGCCGATTTGGACTGGGCCAAAAAAATTGAAGAACCGCTTAAAGGTTTTGGCATCGAAGTGGTAACTCGTATTGCTTCGGCACATAAGGTTCCGCTAAAATGCTATGAGCTGATTAAGCAGTATGAAAAAGAAAATGTTGTATTCATTACCATCGCTGGAATGAGTAATGCTCTTAGCGGCTTTGCCGATGCCCAAACCCATTGCCCTGTAATTGCATGCCCACCTTATAGCGATAAGTTTGCTGGTGCCGATATATATTCTAGTTTACGAATGCCTTCGGGTGTTGCACCGCTCACGGTTCTTAGCCCCGAAAACGCAGCTATAGCTGCTGCCAAAATTATTGGGCTTACAAATCCCGATATCCAACAAAAAATTGATGCTTATCAGGAAAAGAAACGTGCTGATATTGAGGAAGCCGATAAAAATTTACAATAA
- a CDS encoding lipoprotein signal peptidase: MRLNKRQLAVLIVLLILFIDQVSKVWIKTHFAIGDEVKVIGNWFILHFTENPGMAFGLKFWGIWGKIALSIFRIGAIVAIGYYLNHLIKQNVKTGLIVGISLILAGAIGNIIDSAFYGFLFDTGTTYSEQFNQWVSYYGVSKLNFEGYAGFLQGCVVDMLYFPIIDTVIPDWVPIWGGQNFLFFRPVFNIADSSITIGVIYLLLFHRNSIFINSKHQNQTNHES, from the coding sequence ATGAGACTAAATAAGAGGCAGTTAGCGGTTCTGATAGTTCTTCTGATTCTATTTATCGATCAGGTTTCTAAGGTTTGGATAAAAACACACTTTGCCATAGGCGACGAGGTTAAGGTTATTGGCAACTGGTTTATCCTTCATTTTACTGAAAACCCAGGAATGGCTTTTGGCCTTAAGTTTTGGGGTATTTGGGGTAAAATTGCTCTAAGCATATTTCGTATTGGAGCAATTGTGGCTATTGGTTACTATCTAAATCACCTTATTAAACAAAACGTTAAGACAGGCTTAATTGTTGGGATTTCACTTATACTAGCAGGGGCTATTGGAAATATTATTGATAGCGCATTCTATGGCTTTTTGTTTGACACAGGGACAACCTACAGCGAGCAGTTTAACCAATGGGTTTCATACTATGGTGTTTCTAAGCTAAATTTTGAGGGATATGCTGGATTTCTTCAGGGTTGTGTGGTTGACATGTTGTATTTTCCTATAATAGATACCGTTATTCCTGACTGGGTGCCAATTTGGGGTGGACAAAATTTTCTTTTCTTCCGTCCTGTTTTTAACATAGCCGATTCTTCAATTACAATTGGTGTTATTTATTTACTACTTTTTCATAGGAACTCAATATTTATCAACTCAAAACACCAAAATCAAACAAATCATGAATCGTAA
- a CDS encoding TraR/DksA family transcriptional regulator, giving the protein MGEKTRYSDEELAEFKEIILQKLEKARKDYEILKSAITMDESNDTEDTSPTFKVLEEGASTLSKEEAGRLAQRQLKFIQHLEAALVRIENKTYGICRETGKLISKERLRAVPHATLSIEAKNNQR; this is encoded by the coding sequence ATGGGAGAGAAAACTAGATATTCGGACGAGGAGTTGGCGGAATTTAAGGAGATAATTCTGCAAAAACTCGAAAAAGCACGTAAGGATTACGAAATCCTTAAGAGTGCCATTACCATGGATGAAAGCAACGATACCGAAGATACATCGCCAACCTTTAAGGTGCTGGAAGAGGGTGCTTCAACCCTTTCAAAAGAGGAGGCTGGGCGCCTAGCTCAACGTCAGTTAAAGTTTATTCAACACCTTGAGGCGGCTTTAGTTCGTATCGAAAACAAAACCTATGGTATTTGCCGCGAAACCGGCAAGCTAATCTCAAAAGAGCGACTTCGTGCCGTACCGCATGCAACTCTTAGCATTGAGGCTAAGAATAACCAGCGATAG
- the ileS gene encoding isoleucine--tRNA ligase, which yields MGNLKFKEYKALDLSQVNKDVLKTWDEQDTFRKSLETRKGHPKFIFYEGPPSANGMPGIHHVMARTIKDIFCRFKTQKGFLVERKAGWDTHGLPVELGVEKMLGITKEDIGTKISVEEYNKTCRKEVMKYTDLWEDLTHKIGYWVDMDDPYITYDNRYIETLWYLLQKLFEKGLLYKGKTIQPYSPAAGTGLSTHELNQPGCYRDVKDTTIVAQFKVVKNNESNFLFDLTDTPDVHIIAWTTTPWTLPSNTALAVNANIKYSVVRTFNPYSGEPLTVVLAKDRLSYYFPEANAELSFNEYKPGDKKVPFKVLTEVDGAKLVGIRYEQLFPWVKPEGDAFRVIAGDFVTTEDGTGVVHIAPTFGADDDRVAKASGIAPLILRDKYKNIEPMVDRRGRFYPIEELDPDFVKNNINVEQYKVYAGRFVKNDYDPTLPEDAPTLDVDLAVELKKENKAFRIEKHVHNYPHCWRTDKPVLYYPLDSWFIKVTALKDRMIELNKTINWKPASTGTGRFGKWLENLLDWNLSRSRFWGTPLPIWVSEDRSEMICIGSVAQLKAEIDKAVKAGFMESNPLANYKEGDFSKENYESFDLHRPFVDNIILVSPSGKKMFRETDLIDVWFDSGAMPYAQIHYPFENKELFNEVFPADFIAEGVDQTRGWFYTLHALATLLFDSVAFKNIISNGLVLDKNGNKMSKRLGNAVDPWEVIEKYGSDPLRWYMITNAQPWDNLKFDIDGVDEVKRKFFGTLYNTYSFFALYANVDGFTYAEEEVPFDQRPEIDRWILSLLNSLVKEVEEAYEDFEPTRAGRAIQDFVIEQLSNWYVRLNRKRFWGGEYNTDKIAAYQTLYTCLETVAMLAAPIAPFYMDQLFTDLNRVSGRHKDESVHLSDFPKYNPELIDKDLEERMEMAQTICSLVLGLRRKVNIKVRQPLQKIMIPILDQKFKDQLAVVENLILSEVNVKELEYLTDTAGILVKKIKPNFKTLGPKYGKAMKSISAAIAKMTQEDIAAFERNGQFTINTPDGDIKLNLEDVEILSEDIPGWLVANEGRYTVALDVTVTEELRMEGIARELINRVQNIRKESGFEVTDKIRITLQKHEKLNKAVEVHRNYISTQTLAREINLVDGELNGNSNVIELDDLTTKIVVEKIND from the coding sequence ATGGGTAACCTGAAGTTTAAAGAGTACAAAGCATTAGATTTATCGCAGGTAAATAAAGACGTACTTAAAACCTGGGATGAACAGGATACATTCCGCAAAAGTTTGGAAACACGCAAGGGCCATCCAAAATTTATCTTCTACGAAGGCCCTCCTTCAGCCAATGGAATGCCTGGTATTCACCATGTTATGGCAAGAACCATCAAGGATATCTTTTGTCGATTTAAAACACAAAAGGGCTTTTTAGTTGAGCGTAAAGCCGGTTGGGATACTCACGGTTTGCCTGTAGAACTTGGGGTAGAGAAAATGCTTGGCATAACCAAGGAAGATATTGGAACCAAAATTTCTGTTGAGGAGTACAATAAAACTTGCCGTAAGGAGGTAATGAAGTATACCGACTTATGGGAGGACCTCACCCATAAGATTGGTTACTGGGTTGACATGGACGACCCTTACATTACCTATGATAACCGCTATATCGAAACATTATGGTATTTACTTCAAAAGCTTTTTGAAAAGGGTTTACTTTACAAGGGCAAAACCATTCAGCCATACTCACCTGCAGCAGGAACCGGTCTTAGCACTCACGAGCTGAATCAGCCCGGTTGCTACCGCGATGTTAAGGATACAACTATCGTTGCACAGTTCAAGGTGGTTAAGAATAACGAATCGAACTTCCTTTTTGACCTTACCGATACACCCGATGTGCATATTATAGCATGGACTACCACACCTTGGACGCTCCCTTCGAACACTGCTCTTGCGGTAAATGCAAATATTAAGTATTCGGTTGTTCGAACTTTCAACCCTTATAGCGGTGAGCCCTTAACTGTTGTTCTTGCTAAGGACAGGCTCAGCTACTACTTCCCCGAAGCTAATGCAGAACTATCGTTCAACGAGTATAAGCCTGGCGATAAAAAGGTTCCCTTTAAGGTGCTTACCGAGGTTGATGGTGCAAAACTTGTTGGTATACGTTACGAGCAGCTTTTCCCATGGGTGAAACCCGAGGGGGATGCATTCAGGGTTATCGCTGGCGATTTTGTTACCACCGAGGATGGTACCGGCGTGGTTCACATCGCTCCAACCTTTGGTGCCGACGACGACAGGGTTGCCAAAGCTTCGGGAATCGCTCCGCTTATTCTTCGCGACAAGTATAAGAATATAGAACCCATGGTTGACCGCCGTGGACGTTTCTATCCCATTGAGGAGCTTGACCCCGACTTTGTAAAAAACAATATCAATGTTGAGCAATATAAGGTTTACGCTGGTCGATTTGTTAAAAACGATTACGACCCCACCCTTCCCGAAGATGCGCCTACCCTTGATGTTGACCTTGCCGTTGAACTTAAAAAGGAAAACAAAGCCTTTAGAATAGAAAAGCATGTACATAACTATCCCCATTGCTGGAGAACCGATAAACCCGTTCTGTACTACCCGCTCGACAGCTGGTTTATAAAGGTAACCGCCCTTAAGGATAGAATGATTGAGCTTAACAAAACCATCAACTGGAAACCTGCAAGCACTGGAACCGGGCGTTTTGGTAAGTGGCTCGAAAATCTTTTAGATTGGAACCTTTCGCGTTCACGTTTCTGGGGAACCCCGCTACCTATTTGGGTATCGGAGGACAGAAGCGAGATGATTTGCATTGGCTCTGTTGCTCAACTTAAAGCGGAAATCGACAAGGCAGTAAAGGCTGGATTCATGGAATCGAACCCTCTTGCCAACTATAAAGAGGGAGATTTTAGCAAGGAAAACTATGAGTCCTTCGATTTGCATCGCCCGTTTGTCGATAATATCATCCTGGTTTCACCTAGCGGCAAAAAGATGTTCCGCGAAACCGACCTGATTGACGTTTGGTTCGACTCAGGTGCAATGCCTTATGCTCAAATTCATTATCCTTTTGAGAACAAGGAGCTATTCAATGAGGTTTTCCCGGCCGACTTCATTGCCGAGGGAGTTGACCAAACCCGTGGCTGGTTCTATACGCTTCATGCACTGGCTACCCTGCTTTTCGATTCGGTTGCCTTCAAGAATATTATTTCCAACGGATTGGTACTTGACAAGAACGGCAACAAGATGAGTAAACGCCTTGGTAATGCCGTTGACCCATGGGAGGTTATTGAGAAGTATGGATCCGATCCCTTACGCTGGTACATGATTACAAACGCTCAACCCTGGGACAACCTTAAGTTTGATATCGATGGGGTTGACGAGGTGAAACGTAAATTCTTCGGAACGCTTTACAATACATATTCATTCTTTGCACTTTATGCTAATGTAGATGGATTTACCTACGCCGAGGAGGAGGTTCCCTTTGACCAACGTCCAGAAATTGACCGTTGGATTCTTTCATTACTTAACAGCTTAGTTAAAGAGGTTGAAGAGGCTTACGAAGATTTTGAACCTACTCGCGCAGGTCGTGCAATTCAAGATTTTGTTATTGAGCAGCTCAGCAACTGGTATGTAAGGCTTAATCGTAAGCGTTTCTGGGGTGGTGAGTATAATACCGATAAGATTGCTGCATACCAAACCCTATATACTTGCCTAGAGACTGTAGCAATGCTTGCAGCACCAATTGCTCCTTTCTATATGGATCAACTGTTTACCGATTTGAATAGGGTATCGGGCCGTCACAAAGACGAAAGCGTTCACCTTTCCGATTTTCCAAAGTATAACCCTGAACTAATTGATAAGGATCTTGAGGAAAGGATGGAGATGGCTCAAACCATCTGTTCACTTGTACTTGGTTTACGTCGTAAGGTGAACATTAAAGTGCGTCAACCTCTCCAAAAAATAATGATTCCGATTCTCGATCAAAAGTTCAAAGATCAGCTTGCTGTGGTTGAAAACTTGATACTTAGCGAGGTAAACGTTAAGGAGTTGGAATACCTGACCGATACTGCAGGTATTCTGGTTAAAAAGATTAAGCCCAACTTCAAAACCTTAGGGCCAAAGTATGGCAAGGCTATGAAATCAATCTCTGCTGCAATTGCTAAAATGACCCAAGAGGATATTGCAGCATTTGAACGTAATGGTCAATTCACAATTAACACACCCGATGGGGACATCAAATTGAATTTAGAAGATGTGGAAATCCTGTCGGAGGATATTCCTGGATGGCTTGTGGCCAACGAGGGTAGGTATACCGTTGCGCTTGATGTTACTGTAACCGAGGAGCTCCGAATGGAGGGTATTGCCCGTGAACTTATTAACAGGGTACAGAACATCCGTAAAGAATCGGGCTTTGAGGTTACCGATAAAATTCGTATTACCCTTCAAAAACATGAAAAGTTGAACAAGGCTGTTGAGGTACATCGTAACTATATATCAACTCAAACCCTTGCTCGTGAAATAAATCTTGTTGATGGGGAACTAAATGGAAATTCTAACGTAATAGAGTTAGATGATTTAACTACCAAAATAGTTGTTGAAAAGATTAACGACTAA
- the thiS gene encoding sulfur carrier protein ThiS has translation MDIILNNQAEHLETNKATITVSELLAIKNFTFKMLVVKINGKLVKKDEYAKATIQDGDNVQVIHLISGG, from the coding sequence ATGGATATAATTTTGAATAACCAAGCCGAACATCTTGAAACTAATAAAGCCACCATTACAGTGAGTGAATTGCTAGCCATCAAGAATTTTACCTTTAAAATGCTGGTGGTTAAAATAAACGGAAAACTTGTAAAGAAAGACGAGTATGCAAAAGCTACGATTCAGGATGGCGACAACGTACAGGTTATTCATCTGATAAGTGGAGGTTGA
- a CDS encoding FtsB family cell division protein, with the protein MPINELTFWKWILPKLRNKFFLTGLIFLLWMLLFDSSNWVEMYSTRQRIKKLEEEKVYYLNKIEEDRKKIHELQTNLENLEKFAREQYLMKRPDEDIFIVDENDL; encoded by the coding sequence ATGCCCATTAACGAGCTTACATTTTGGAAATGGATTTTACCCAAGTTAAGGAATAAGTTTTTCCTTACAGGACTAATTTTTTTGCTTTGGATGCTTCTTTTTGATAGTAGCAACTGGGTGGAAATGTACTCTACCAGGCAGAGAATAAAAAAGCTTGAGGAGGAGAAGGTTTACTACCTTAATAAGATTGAGGAGGATAGAAAAAAAATACACGAGCTGCAAACCAACCTGGAGAACCTGGAAAAGTTTGCTCGTGAGCAATACCTGATGAAACGTCCTGATGAGGATATTTTTATTGTAGACGAAAACGATTTATAA
- a CDS encoding aldose epimerase family protein, with translation MEFSSSHWGNLNGRDLLIYTVTTESGLEVTFSNLGATLVSMRLLNNHNEPLNLAYGLLRPNDYLKANYYPGVIVGRYANRIEGAKFYIEGQEYRLTANEGNNILHGGTEGFSHKVWDSVLFEEHNGVCLLEFHLKSPDGDEGFPGNVEVWVIYQITDDNQISISYRATTDKPTHINLTTHGYFNLGGFKGDVLDHMLKIDANKYLPVNSELIPTGELRDVDGSPFDFRKFKAIGADLDLAGEVYDHCFALNNPTIENASVVLYNPKTHIGISIYTTQPGIQLYTPINKPNVENPLIKLPEKGNWAVCMEPQHFPNSPNTPHFPSTLLLPGEEYDHTTIFTISIGGVAR, from the coding sequence ATGGAATTTAGCTCAAGCCACTGGGGAAACCTAAATGGTCGAGATTTATTGATTTATACCGTAACCACAGAAAGCGGTTTGGAGGTAACCTTTTCGAACCTTGGTGCAACCTTAGTATCGATGCGATTGCTTAATAACCATAACGAACCTTTAAATTTAGCTTACGGTTTACTAAGACCAAACGATTATCTTAAAGCAAACTACTATCCAGGCGTTATTGTTGGCAGGTATGCCAACCGTATTGAGGGAGCAAAATTTTACATCGAAGGCCAAGAGTACCGGTTGACAGCAAACGAAGGAAATAATATCCTTCATGGCGGAACGGAGGGCTTTAGCCATAAGGTGTGGGATAGTGTGCTATTTGAGGAGCACAACGGTGTTTGCCTTTTAGAGTTTCATCTTAAAAGCCCCGATGGTGATGAGGGATTTCCTGGAAATGTTGAGGTTTGGGTGATTTACCAAATAACCGACGATAACCAGATTAGCATAAGTTACAGAGCAACTACCGACAAACCAACCCACATTAACCTTACTACGCATGGTTACTTTAACCTGGGCGGTTTTAAGGGCGATGTGCTAGACCATATGCTTAAAATTGATGCCAATAAGTATCTACCTGTAAATAGCGAGCTAATTCCCACAGGTGAGCTAAGGGATGTTGATGGTTCACCATTCGATTTTAGGAAATTTAAGGCCATTGGAGCTGACCTAGACCTAGCAGGAGAGGTATATGACCATTGTTTTGCGTTAAATAATCCAACAATTGAGAATGCCTCTGTTGTTCTTTATAACCCTAAAACACATATTGGCATATCCATTTACACTACGCAACCAGGAATCCAGCTTTACACTCCAATTAACAAACCCAATGTTGAGAACCCGCTAATTAAACTTCCCGAGAAAGGAAACTGGGCTGTGTGCATGGAACCTCAACACTTCCCAAATTCTCCAAATACACCACACTTCCCCTCAACGCTTTTGCTCCCTGGTGAGGAGTATGATCATACCACAATTTTTACAATATCGATTGGTGGGGTTGCCAGGTAG
- a CDS encoding NCS2 family permease produces the protein MKNRIESFFGIVKANSTIRTEILAGITTFMTMAYILAVNPNILSESGMSRDALFTTTALASVIATVVMALWARLPFALAPGMGLNAFFAFTVVKGMGHSWEFALTAVFLEGIIFILLTFFNVREKIIDAIPFSLKHAISAGIGLFIAFIGLQNAGVIVNNDKVLVGLGDMGSAAVLLCFAGVIVSGILLALRVKGALLIGIFLVTLAGIPFGLTHVPESGLFSLPPSIKPIAFKLEFSSILSLDMLIVVFTFLFVDMFDTLGTLVGVASKADMINKDGKLPRVKQALFADAIGTTAGALLGTSTVTTYVESAAGVAEGGRTGLTSLVTAILFLLALFLSPIFLMVPAAATAPALILVGSFMMSPILKINFDDFTESIPAFLTIIMMPLTYSIAEGIAFGMLSYVILKALSGRVKEISLVMWILTLFFLLKFMV, from the coding sequence ATGAAAAACAGGATTGAAAGTTTTTTTGGTATAGTTAAAGCTAACTCCACCATAAGAACAGAGATTCTAGCGGGTATAACTACATTTATGACGATGGCTTATATTCTTGCCGTTAATCCCAATATACTTTCCGAATCGGGAATGAGCAGAGATGCACTTTTTACCACAACAGCATTAGCATCGGTAATTGCAACCGTAGTAATGGCTCTTTGGGCTCGTCTTCCATTTGCACTTGCTCCAGGAATGGGACTTAATGCCTTTTTTGCTTTTACTGTTGTTAAGGGCATGGGACATAGCTGGGAATTTGCTTTAACTGCAGTCTTCCTTGAAGGAATAATTTTCATCCTGCTTACATTTTTTAATGTTAGAGAAAAGATTATTGATGCTATACCTTTTAGCCTGAAACATGCAATATCGGCTGGTATTGGCTTGTTTATTGCTTTTATTGGATTACAAAATGCTGGTGTTATTGTAAATAATGATAAGGTGTTAGTTGGTCTAGGCGATATGGGTTCAGCAGCTGTTCTACTTTGCTTTGCTGGAGTAATTGTTTCGGGCATTCTTCTGGCGCTTAGAGTTAAAGGAGCCTTGCTAATTGGAATATTTTTGGTGACCTTGGCAGGTATTCCTTTTGGCTTAACACATGTTCCAGAAAGTGGGCTTTTTAGCCTTCCACCATCAATTAAACCTATCGCATTTAAGCTCGAGTTTAGCAGCATCCTTAGCTTAGATATGCTGATTGTGGTGTTTACCTTTCTTTTTGTCGATATGTTTGATACCCTTGGAACGCTTGTTGGGGTTGCATCAAAAGCAGATATGATAAATAAGGATGGAAAACTTCCTAGAGTAAAGCAGGCCCTATTTGCCGATGCCATTGGTACTACAGCAGGAGCACTACTTGGCACAAGCACCGTTACTACTTATGTAGAGAGTGCTGCTGGAGTAGCTGAAGGTGGTAGAACTGGGTTAACATCGCTAGTTACAGCTATCCTGTTTCTTTTAGCACTCTTTCTCTCACCAATATTTTTAATGGTGCCAGCAGCAGCAACTGCACCGGCGCTTATACTGGTTGGTTCGTTTATGATGAGCCCTATCCTTAAAATTAACTTCGACGATTTCACCGAGTCGATTCCCGCTTTCCTAACAATTATTATGATGCCATTAACCTATAGTATTGCCGAGGGCATCGCGTTTGGAATGCTTTCGTATGTAATACTTAAAGCGCTTAGTGGAAGGGTTAAGGAGATTAGCTTGGTGATGTGGATTTTGACATTATTCTTTTTGTTGAAGTTTATGGTGTAG
- a CDS encoding polysaccharide biosynthesis protein translates to MTKSFFDNKSLLITGGSGSFGNAVLRRFLNTRIREIRIFSRDEKKQDDMRRFYNDKRIKFYIGDVRNESSVRSAMVGVDYVFHAAALKQVPSCEFFPVEALKTNAIGTDNVLDAAEKYDVKRVVTLSTDKAVYPINAMGITKALMEKIMIARSRNNDPNKQVFCGTRYGNVMASRGSVIPLFVEQIKNGQPLTITDPGMTRYMMTLDDAVDLVLFAFEHGQPGDIFVQKAPAATIETLAKALLELYQAKNPIKVIGTRHGEKLYETLLTREEMVKAIDMGDYFRIPADNRDLNYGLYFNEGQADITRIEEYNSHNTQRLDVEGMKKLLLKLPMIRKDILNESSGHIYEP, encoded by the coding sequence ATGACAAAAAGTTTTTTCGATAATAAATCGCTGCTCATTACTGGTGGTAGTGGGTCGTTTGGCAATGCTGTTTTACGTCGATTTCTTAATACAAGAATTCGCGAGATAAGAATTTTTTCCCGTGATGAAAAGAAACAGGACGATATGCGCCGCTTCTACAACGATAAGCGTATAAAGTTTTACATTGGAGATGTAAGAAACGAATCGAGCGTGCGTTCAGCCATGGTTGGTGTCGATTACGTTTTTCATGCCGCTGCCTTAAAGCAAGTTCCATCCTGCGAGTTTTTCCCTGTAGAGGCGCTTAAAACCAATGCTATTGGAACCGATAACGTTCTTGATGCCGCTGAGAAATATGATGTTAAGCGTGTAGTTACCCTTAGCACCGATAAGGCTGTTTACCCTATTAACGCCATGGGAATTACCAAAGCTCTCATGGAAAAGATAATGATAGCCCGATCTCGGAATAACGACCCCAACAAGCAGGTATTCTGTGGTACACGCTATGGGAACGTTATGGCATCACGTGGATCGGTTATTCCCCTATTTGTTGAACAGATTAAAAACGGACAACCCCTTACCATTACCGACCCTGGAATGACCCGCTACATGATGACACTTGATGATGCTGTTGACCTTGTGCTATTCGCCTTTGAGCATGGCCAACCCGGGGATATCTTTGTTCAAAAGGCACCCGCTGCAACTATAGAAACCTTGGCAAAGGCATTGCTTGAACTTTACCAGGCAAAAAATCCGATTAAGGTAATTGGAACACGCCATGGCGAAAAACTCTACGAGACCCTGCTAACCCGCGAAGAGATGGTTAAAGCAATTGATATGGGAGATTACTTTAGAATCCCTGCCGATAACCGAGATCTTAACTATGGGCTATACTTCAATGAGGGACAGGCTGATATCACCAGAATAGAGGAGTATAACTCCCATAATACACAAAGGCTTGATGTAGAAGGAATGAAAAAGTTACTCCTGAAACTTCCAATGATAAGGAAGGATATCCTCAACGAGAGCTCTGGGCATATTTATGAGCCTTAA
- a CDS encoding GxxExxY protein: MDINVLTHEILDSAYKVHTTHSPGLLESAYKHALFMS; this comes from the coding sequence ATGGATATAAATGTATTAACACACGAGATTTTGGATTCGGCATATAAAGTTCATACTACACATAGCCCAGGGTTGCTTGAATCAGCATATAAGCATGCCTTGTTTATGAGTTAA
- a CDS encoding GxxExxY protein has protein sequence MVELKSVEAFTDVHIAHVLTYLKLTNLHLGLLLNLNTKSLKDGIKRIIL, from the coding sequence ATTGTTGAACTTAAGAGTGTAGAAGCATTCACCGATGTTCACATAGCACATGTTTTGACTTACTTAAAACTAACCAACTTACATCTTGGACTTCTTCTTAATCTTAACACTAAGAGCCTAAAAGATGGAATAAAGAGAATAATTTTATGA